GAATGCAATTATGTTGTCCGATCCAGAGAGTTGCGCGAATGGATGCTCCTTGTTGTATCTCCGCAATTCAACAGCACCTTTTCCGTTGACGACATCCATTACTCCAACATACCTCAAGACCTTCATGAAAATCAACACTTTCAGATGGGGTAATATAACAACAAGAAAGGAAAtttctcctctctctcaaataCAGAGACAGAGCAGTCAGTTATTTGGCCAATGCCAATAATAGTGGTCAATAATTAAACAACTTCTTCCCTCGAATGGATAAAACCAGTGATGCTTCTATGCAAGATATTTAACGTGCAAAATGAAAAACTCATCCACACTGGGATTCTGACGGCTCTTAGTCCCATATAAAGTCATATTCCTCCTACGCGAAATTAAATGTTTCATGTGACTTTGGCAAAGCTACTGAGATAATGCTTGAAaattttttgttgaaaatttaTTGGTTGATATTACTACGGTCTAAAAAGGTATGGAAAAAATCAACTTCAATGGAGGGAGTATAGCAAGTTCATTAAGACAACATGACTATCACAGTACTATAAGTCCAGAGTACTCACTTCCCCTTCATCTTCAGCCTCCTGCCTCTGTTTAGACAATTCTTGATCATATTTTGGCAGGTCCAGCAAAAAGTCTTCGGTAGATGCAGTAGCCTGAGAAATCAACCAAATATCACttcatagagaaaaaaaatgctTTTCCAATTAATGCTGCATGTATATAAGCTTAGCACTCACCCTTAAAGGTTCTGGCACAAGGCTCTGAACAGGGATATCTGAAAGCTCTAGGTCTAATCCACTTTCTCTAGCAAGAATTATCACCTGGAACAGGGAAGTTTTTGCACATCAAGCCATGGGTAAACTCAAAAAGTAAAACTTGGCCTTTATTTCTAAGGCGGTAAGGGAAATCAGCACAACTGAGTGAAGAAGTAAATTGACAGAAACCGATTTTGCAACACTAAGTCATGGTGGAAATTTCATCAAGCATTGAACAAAACGAGAAAGAATGAGAACTTGAGTTGGGCTAACACTTTATAACAGTGAATGAAACATCCAAAACCTATCAGCCAATACCTTTCTGGCAACATCTGTTCCAGATAGGTCATCCCTTGGATCTGGCTCAGTATAACCAGCCTCTTTCGCCTCCTTTACCACTTGGCTAAAAGCTTTTGTTCCCGTAAAGTTATTAAATATGTAACTCAGAGTTCCactgccaaaaaaaaaaagaataaatgcATGAAAATGAAAACGGGATCATATTAAATAGAGAATTTTTGCACTCAATGGTGCATCTTGTAGTTAAGACAAGGATAGCGTCATTATAACAATCCACAATTTAGGATAGACGAATTTCATCTGaatcccataaaatgaataatCTCATTCATACCAACCTAAAAATACCCTCAATCCGCAAAATCTTGTCCCCAGTTTCAAGAAGACCACGCAAGGTACTAATGATTGGTAGTCCAGCTCCAACAGTAGCTTCATAGAAGTAATGTGTATATGATTGTCGTTGTAGATCTCTCAGCTTCAAGTACTGGAAGCAATAGAAGGAAAATATGCAATAAAAAGTATGAGAAGCTTGCTCTTTTAGCTATTTATATGATTATCGTTTACTCACTTGTCTTGTCTCGAGGTATTTTTCAAATAGAGATAAGAACAACAGGGTTACAAGGGCTGTCATCCTTTCTCATCTTTGATATAATGGAGGACAGcggaaagaaaaatataattatgaaGGGCTGAAAACTTGATTATTGACATAGTTGATCAAAGCGCAATTTCCAAAAAGTTCGCGAAGCTAAGCACTTTTTAGAGGACAAGAAATCAAACATGAAAGTACTTAGTTACCTGGTCAAGCGGTCCTGAATTAGCCTTTTTATTTGGGGTGACCACATGGATTCCTCTATGCAACCAGTCATAGTAATGGCTTGCGATATGAGAGTCTGCAGTGCAATCCACTAGAACACTGTTTGggatgaaataattttcacTCACATGTTGAACAAACTTATTTAAGTCAGCCATTTCTCCTTTTTGACTTAGCAGCTCTTTCCACTTCGACAAATCAATACCCCTATAAACATTGAAAAGAATGGCTTGTCATCACCACCCCTGAAGACAGCTCAATAATATCTAATGAGCAGTAACCAGCTGGAAAGGCTTTGTATCTTTTGAAACCCAGCAAGTTAATCAATAGCaagaaagacataatgaacatTAGATAGGTAATAGTGAAAAATAAGGAGGAGAGAAAAGATATTGAAttcctcataaacttcaatttttcaATCTCATTAAAGATCTTCCATGACACACAGAGACTGACACTGAGGAAACCTGTAAGTTTGAAATATTAGTAGCATAAAAAAACTTGGAAGTTCCTGAGTCACATTGAAACTAAAAATGTAAAAAGCTATATAAACAAAGAGGACATGAGATCAGCTTAAAGGACGGGAAGAGAGGGAATAATTGTACACTCAAATCTAATAGCACATTTCTAGCTAAGACTACATCATTTGAAGTAGCAGAAAATTAATTATGAGTCAACTCGCAAAATTCAAGAACCAAGCAACAGATACTCCAGGCTTCTTTATATGAACCACAAAGGAAGCACTTAGTTTGCAAATATTTTAGAAGTCTACCTTTGATGAAACCTTTAGGAGAGGTTTTTATCTTTGCCGGGTTAGTAGTAGCTCATTTATTATTCTACTTAAATGCAACtattaattttacaaaaaaagcACAAATCAAAAGTTCCCAATTAGCAAGCACCCCTTCCATTCCTATTTCAATGACTTTCCTGTTTCCACTCCAAGAAAATAGATCTCTGCCTATAAAGGTAAAAGCTACTTGATAATTCGTGTaatctaaatatatattttctttcatcttcGTACTAATTTAATCCAACAGCCACCTGAATTTGTTCATTTTAATTACTAAAATAAAGgtatatctaataaaaaaaaacaaataatctATTATTAATCTTCATACTAATCAAAGACAGGATGAAGGGAATAAAAGGCCATATGGCTCCCTAAGTTTGACTAATAaaagttcatttttttcattttgagtgATCAGCACCCTGAGCAAGGTTGGAAAGTGGAAAGACATCATCCAAAGGCAAAAGCAAAATATATTCTTCTGTGATGGATAACTGGAATTAAGCAGTTATGATTTTGTGTTTAGAGTGGGTAAAAAGTCTCACATTGGTTGGGGAACGAGCCGGTGGTctccttatatggacttgggcaatcctcccctcatgagctagcttttggggttgagttaggcccaagTGTCATATCATTATATGGTATCAGATCCAAGTCCATCCCCGTTTGGGCTCCCGGTCCACGCTCCAGTTGGGCCTGGGAGTGATGGGGGTGTTAGAGTGGGTAAGAAGTCCCACATTGGTTGAGTAATGGACTGGTTGTATCCTTATATAGACTTGGGCAATACTCCCCTTCATGAACTAGCtcttggggttgagttaggctcAAGTGTCATATCTTTACACTATTCAACCTCCATCTTTTACCAAAGTGGTTATAAAGAAAGTAatttaattgaaagaaaaataagaatatcTGCAATTAGTCGGAAAATACAAATAGTTGAAAAAATCTTATTCTGTTTATCCATTAGAATTACAATTTTAGAAATCTTTCTGCCTTTTTGCACTTTATTGTTTATTCAGATTCCTTCATTCTAAACAGAAAAACGACTCAATCAAAAGATCTCAGGGCCAAAGAAGGAAAGATGGATTTTCAAGACTTACGAGTCGCTTAATAGCATTGAGTCTTTTCCAATTATACCCATCACGCGCAAGTCAATGTTGAAGTTTTCCTTTAAGACAGCTGACTGccaatgaaaaagaaaagatgtTATAAATGGCTCTACCGCCTTCAAATCATGGGCATTTATAGGGGAAAGAATGATACTCAATTGAAGAAAGCATATATTGACTTCAATAGTTGTAggaaatacaaaatataaataacaaattagcataaacttaaattaaaagaCCTGATCCATGAGCTGGTCAAGCAATGTACCCCCTATCAACCCAGGTCCAACAATGCCCACAGCAATAGGAGTTCTTGTCAAATAGAATCTAGAGTGCACAGCACGTAAAGCCCTCACACAGTCTTCTTGCTTAACAACTACTGTCACATTGTACTCTGAGCAACCTTGAGCTATAGCACGGATATTGATATTTGCCTGCAAAATAAAATgtgtttttaataaaatgttaaatcTTGAAGATCTTATgaaaatcaactaattaaaAGTTGAATTCTACACTCAGATTACAGTGATCATCTTTTATAACTCTCACTTGACTGTTGTAATGTCATCGTTTTTATGGAAAGCAACACAAAGTTGCCAAAAGCAGATAGCAATCAAAGCCAAGTTCAAAGCTCATATAAACTGTAGAGCATTCGTAATACCAAGAACAATATGGTAGATATATTACAATAAGTGAGCTTCACATAGCCGGTACCAAGTAGGCATAAAGGAAGAGACTTGCAGTAGGTTGACACACCGTGTTAAAGTAGTCATGATATCATGAATCAAAGGTGAAGTTTACAAATGAAATGGGCCCGTATATAGTGGAATGGATACAAAGGGATTAGTATAGCGGATCTCAACTACTTTGGGATTGAGGAGTAGTTGATTGATCGATATGGTAGTTAGAGAATTGCATATGATGTGCATGTAAGGGCTCATTACAGTCGCAAAATAAACTATagatgattttttatttattcttttgaaATGGATAACCTATAGACGAAAATCAGGAGAACATTAACTCTACACAAGATATAACCACACAAATGGTCAAATACAAGCAGTTTTTCAATTTAATAGGGTTTAAAGATTACCACTTAACTCACTGGAATGGAAAAATTACCAGTTAACTCTACACAAGACACACCTATATACATTCACTTAAATGTTCTCCATTATAATTTAAAAGGATTGGAAATACCAAACCTTTGCAAGTGCACTGAAAAATGTAGCACTAACTCCAGAAGAGCTTGCCATTCTCTGACCAACAGCAGCCAAAATACTACAGCCTGGAATTACTGAAATCTGGAGAAGAATTGAAGTTTAGGAAGATTGATTAAAGAAGTCTTCAATCAGGTAGATTAAAATAATGTTGCATACCAagtaaaatgacaaaaaaactAAAAGTAGAAAGCAATAAGCTTGATATGATGTTGAAATTCATATTAACTGTACCAGAAATCCCACAACTAATTTTTGTTAAGAACATAGAAGCACACGACTCTGCTTCAAAAACCAAGttcaaatttcataaaaactCTACACCATCTCATAACAGGATAAGAATTTTCAAATCTAATGAATTTCTGGAAAGAGTGCTGAGTTTCCTTATTTATCTAAGCTAATATTTTAACAGAGGAAGGTTGTGTGAAGCAGTTTCATCTTCAAGATTGTTTCCTTTCAGGTTAGCTTTACTTTGTATAATATTTTAAGATGGAAATACCTCCGGAGTGTTTACATGTGCTAGTGATACTTTAGTCTATTAGAATTACCCCATACAAAACGTAGCAGTTGCAGTACGTGTTCATTTCTGAGATGTCTACAGGATCTGAAAGTGATTACCAGACTTTTCCTcacttctcttctttttggcTATTCTAAGTTTAAATCTGCTTCATGCTGAGTTTTCAATTGCCTGAACATCATGAATTGTTACCCATAACTTTTAGAAAAGAAATTAGCCTCAAGTAGAGTTAATGATTACAGCACTGCTCATCAGCACCCTGAATGCTGTTGGTCCAGTTTTCCTTCCTATCTTATGTGCATTTAGAGACCACTAGCTTTTACGGCTTTACTAATTCTTAAGCTTGCTTGACTGGGCTTCTCAAGTTTTAAGTTGGAAAAACCAGAACCTACACCCCCAAAAGCAGTCTTTTTAGATCTCCTAGTCAACCTAAGTTTTTTGGTGCAACGAGACGAACAACTCCCACAGTTGTTCCACATTATGGGTGGACATAAATGCAATGCTCAATCCAacactaaatatttttctcctctttCTGATATAATTAGcaccataataactttattGCGGAATTGTTCTGAAGTATACAACTCAAGATCCCTATAAATCTGAGATACATGTTGCAAAATCGTCGTCACTATATGCCCTTAATCAATGAGGTTATCTCCTCCAAAAGAAGTGTTCAAGATTTGTGAGAACGTAATCATTATGGATTTTCTGTTTGTCATTCTGGACTTATACAACGTCTAAAAGAAACAATTTATAAGATAACAGGTATAGTGGAGCATATCAAGCAAAAGGGTTGAACTTGCAACCTCAACCAGGAAACAGAAGCGGCAATACATGTTAAAACGATAACGCTATAAGATGGTGACAAGAATTCAACTGAACATAGTTCCTGCTTTTTTCCCTTTTTGCTTATGCTGATCCACAACCGTGTTTAACTTCAGAAATTGAATCAAAAAAGGAAGAATACCTGAGAAAGGCGCCCGGAACTCAGAGCCTGACCAAACCTAGATTCTAAAACATCAGCAACAGCTTTTGCTTCTTTTTCAGGCACAGCAAAGCAGACTGAATGCTCACTACTAGCCTGTATTGTACCACTCGATTAATTTCATGAAGTTATAAGCATCATAAGCTTAACCCGAAATCAAAGAATAAACATACCTGTGATATCATGATTACGTTAGCACCAACATTTTTTACTGCACCAAAAATGTCACTAGCTGTACCAGGAACACCAGTCATTCCGGTTCTGCAGAAAGTAACCGACTTTGTGTAAGCAAAGAAATTTGTAAATAGATGTACAGTATGACTGGATGCAGTGCAGTCCTAACCCTCAACAATTCTTTTTGGCAAGTAAACTATTAGTCCTACCCCTCAACATTCACTAGAGCTAGTTTGTCAATCGTGGCAAATCCTTTGACGGGGAATGCTGATCTCTGTCCATCTTCAAATTCATTATCAGTGGATCGGCAGATCCTTGTTCCAGGTGCAGCAAggttaaagatattttttataacGATGGGAATATCATATTGCATAACTGGAACAATCGTCCGTGGATGTAAGACATTGGCTCCAAAATATGACTGCAAAAAGATGAGAAATTTGATATTAGAAAATGCCTTGACAGCTCTTATTAACTTCAGAAACCACATAGAATCACGACATCACCATTTCCCATGCTTCTTGATAAGATAGTGTCTCCAGTATTACTGCCTCACTTACTGCAAATGAAGTACTGTTTAGTTGATCTTAACTTCGTAATGGAATTTCATCAttgatttaaatttaaaaaaagggAATATATGAGCAACTAATAGAGATCAATGATATTGATACAAAATTTTGCTAGAGAAAGGTCTTGATATGTTTCAGATTGAGAAAAGCATGCAATGAGTGAGGGTAAACCTTTTCTTGGATCAGCACTATAGACACCATCAACATCTGTCCAAATCGTGACCTGACGTGCTTTAAACAGTGCCCCCATTATAGCTGCAGAGAAATCACTTCCATCTCTTTTCAAAGTGGTAGGAATGTCTTGGGGAGTGCTAGCTATAAAACCAGTTGCAATGATAGTCATGGATGGATTCTTAGAGTACCATTTCTCAAGTCTTTGCCCTGACATTAAATAATCTGGATCAACTTGATTAGAGCTCATGGGGTTCACAACAAGCACCTCTCTTGTGTCCATCCATTTACACTCTACACCACTCTGCAAATATAGGAATTTGAAAATTTGTCATAAATGTGCGAACAAAATGTTAGTTTACATAACTAGAAGATACAAGAACTTTCTAAAGACCCGAAGAGGTCATTAGCGAGAATCACCATTCTGACAGCAGATGCCAGCAACTGAGCAGACCATAACTCCCCATGCCCAGCAACAAAATCTGTGAAAGATTGTGTTGCATGACCAGCTACAATACAAATAAGCTATTGTGTCAGTTGAAAGCAAAAGTAGGAGGTTTGGTTCAAAATCAGATACTTCAGGAAAAAAACTTTAGCTTGGAAACAATTCACTTCTACTAAAAAAAGATTGAAGAATGACCATTATGCCAACATCAGCCTCATGAGACAATAACCAAAGCATGAAGCAAAGACCGTATTGCATGCAAAGTGGGCGATGGAAACGACAATTCAAAATACTCTAaagaatttttgagttttccTTCATTTTTAGTATCCCACAAAAGAACTGCAAATTATCTGGCAAAGGAGCTTCCAAGAGTAGTCTAAGTTTGAAAAGtactttttctattattttttccatAATTACGAACATGGAGGTTCTGACAAGTGTTTCTTTGAGACATTCTACAAGTAAAGAGGGAAAGCACAATCTACCAATGTATATTGCACGGAGCATGGCTTTTAGGTTGTTGATGTCATGATGAATACGAGATAAGAAACTAGCAAGCTCATCCCCATCAAGTAGATCAATAGCAGTTAATTTGTGTTTTTCTAAAACAGCATCTAATGCAGTTAGGTACGACTCATCTCGTGACTGGGCCTTGTAAATCAGATCATACATCATATCTGTGACCTTTGACATTGCAGACACAACCACCAACTTTCCTTCAGATTGGTCCTGAATTATAACATCAGCAACGTTGCGAATTCTTTCAGAGTTTCCGACACATGTACCACCAAATTTATGAACAGACCATCTGTCACCTCTAAGAAGCTGAATATTTTCTGTAGCTCCATCCAATAAGTAATCTGCCAAAACATCAAATGGGAGAAGAATGGAAAATCAAGAACtgaataaaatcatataagGATGATATTTAAGGCTTCAACATAGATTAACCTTCACTTGTAACAGCTGCCTTTATCCCGAACTTAAACAATTCTCCTCTTTCCCATTTTGAACTAAAATCATTAAAACAAAGAAAGGCTTTAGCAGTATAGAAAACATTGAGCTAGAAAAAATTCCTCAAAGGAAAAAGCAAAACATATCCATGATATCATGGATACCTATTACTGTTGAATCATATTATTATCTCATTTAACAAGGACTGTGTAATAGTTGGAAAAGGAAACAAGTTATCATCTATCAGGAAAGCATTTGAGTAGGACTCAAGAATATGCTAGAGTAAAATCTTGGTTTTAAGTCAGTGAACAAATCTTTTGTACAATCACTAAGAGAGAACATGGACTATAAGATATAGGATTATCATGCCTTAGATATCTTAATCAGATTACTGTTGAGACAACAAATCTTCGTTTTAACTTCTTGTATAAAACATATGGTACAATTTTTGAAA
This Solanum dulcamara chromosome 8, daSolDulc1.2, whole genome shotgun sequence DNA region includes the following protein-coding sequences:
- the LOC129899142 gene encoding bifunctional aspartokinase/homoserine dehydrogenase 1, chloroplastic-like: MAFASSSISPCCSSKFSSISFLPETYLKAKVKKIDTFNNNTHTFPLLPCYPFLNSKWERGELFKFGIKAAVTSEDYLLDGATENIQLLRGDRWSVHKFGGTCVGNSERIRNVADVIIQDQSEGKLVVVSAMSKVTDMMYDLIYKAQSRDESYLTALDAVLEKHKLTAIDLLDGDELASFLSRIHHDINNLKAMLRAIYIAGHATQSFTDFVAGHGELWSAQLLASAVRMSGVECKWMDTREVLVVNPMSSNQVDPDYLMSGQRLEKWYSKNPSMTIIATGFIASTPQDIPTTLKRDGSDFSAAIMGALFKARQVTIWTDVDGVYSADPRKVSEAVILETLSYQEAWEMSYFGANVLHPRTIVPVMQYDIPIVIKNIFNLAAPGTRICRSTDNEFEDGQRSAFPVKGFATIDKLALVNVEGTGMTGVPGTASDIFGAVKNVGANVIMISQASSEHSVCFAVPEKEAKAVADVLESRFGQALSSGRLSQISVIPGCSILAAVGQRMASSSGVSATFFSALAKANINIRAIAQGCSEYNVTVVVKQEDCVRALRAVHSRFYLTRTPIAVGIVGPGLIGGTLLDQLMDQSAVLKENFNIDLRVMGIIGKDSMLLSDSGIDLSKWKELLSQKGEMADLNKFVQHVSENYFIPNSVLVDCTADSHIASHYYDWLHRGIHVVTPNKKANSGPLDQYLKLRDLQRQSYTHYFYEATVGAGLPIISTLRGLLETGDKILRIEGIFSGTLSYIFNNFTGTKAFSQVVKEAKEAGYTEPDPRDDLSGTDVARKVIILARESGLDLELSDIPVQSLVPEPLRATASTEDFLLDLPKYDQELSKQRQEAEDEGEVLRYVGVMDVVNGKGAVELRRYNKEHPFAQLSGSDNIIAFTTERYCKQPLIVRGPGAGAEVTAGGVFSDILRLASYLGAPS